The following are from one region of the Oncorhynchus tshawytscha isolate Ot180627B linkage group LG24, Otsh_v2.0, whole genome shotgun sequence genome:
- the prph2a gene encoding peripherin-2a, with protein sequence MALMKVKFDLKKRVKLAQFVWLMYWFSVMAGVLVFSMGLFFKIELRKRSEMMDNNESHFVPNLLIGVGLLACGINAMGGKICYDSLDPSKFSRWKPMLKPFLVSCVVFNCLLVLTALLCFLMRIPLQFTLAEGLKNALKFYKDTDTPGRCYMKRTLDQMQMEFRCCGNNNFRDWFEIQWVSNRYLDFSAKEVKDRIGSNVDGKYLMDAVPFSCCNPGSPRPCIQYQVTNNTAHYSYDHHTEDLNIWKRGCRDALISYYGGMMNSIGALVLLVTILEVIVMIGLQYVNTSLSNLANPEDPECESEGWILEKTVKETFTDIMDKMKAMSKGNAVDEAGVDGVATGS encoded by the exons ATGGCACTAATGAAGGTCAAGTTTGACCTGAAGAAGCGGGTGAAACTGGCCCAGTTCGTATGGCTGATGTACTGGTTCTCAGTGATGGCAGGCGTGCTGGTCTTCAGCATGGGGCTGTTCTTTAAGATCGAGCTGCGTAAGCGCTCAGAGATGATGGACAACAATGAGAGCCACTTCGTTCCTAACCTACTAATCGGCGTGGGGCTACTGGCCTGTGGGATCAATGCCATGGGAGGCAAGATCTGCTATGACTCCCTGGACCCCAGCAAGTTCTCCAGGTGGAAGCCTATGCTCAAACCCTTCCTAGTCTCCTGTGTGGTTTTCAATTGTCTCCTGGTGCTGACGGCTCTGCTCTGCTTCCTTATGAGGATCCCTCTCCAGTTCACGCTGGCCGAGGGCCTGAAGAACGCCCTGAAGTTCTACAAGGACACAGACACGCCGGGACGCTGCTACATGAAGAGAACCCTGGACCAGATGCAGATGGAGTTCCGTTGCTGCGGCAACAACAACTTCAGGGACTGGTTCGAGATCCAGTGGGTCAGCAATCGCTACCTGGACTTCAGTGCCAAGGAAGTAAAAGA TCGTATCGGCAGCAACGTGGATGGGAAGTACCTGATGGATGCTGTTCCATTCAGCTGCTGTAACCCCGGCTCCCCGCGGCCCTGCATCCAGTACCAGGTGACCAACAACACGGCCCACTACTCCTACGACCACCACACCGAAGACCTGAACATCTGGAAACGGGGCTGCCGCGACGCTCTGATTTCCTACTACGGAGGCATGATGAACAGCATAGGAGCCCTGGTGCTGCTGGTCACTATTCTGGAG GTTATTGTGATGATCGGCCTCCAGTACGTGAATACCTCCCTGTCTAACCTGGCCAACCCAGAGGACCCAGAGTGTGAGAGCGAAGGCTGGATCCTGGAGAAGACAGTGAAGGAGACGTTTACTGACATCATGGACAAGATGAAAGCCATGAGTAAAGGCAATGCAGTGGACGAGGCCGGAGTGGATGGTGTCGCCACGGGCAGCTGA
- the LOC112223398 gene encoding tubulin-specific chaperone C: protein MRMPFVTKRHYRFRMCRHNNTNENMDVESGICQGNGDSGPSELGVKIPEGMLKREQDRLEDVERKKEVKKSQSVTEEKSGFFTATFGSERAAIEKLLAGCSGATDRVLATKTLEEVTTKTQQLQKFLNDSIVFLPQYELRQAQVALQKLQNSLAEKRDEILPKKKFAFRSRAANTPKVDPPVADPASPVTPKDSGRIKVDGAISPPEQCGFSHFESQVLTKTAEEIKQQDVLLTHLTNCKVRLLGSPSTVHIKHVQNCEIFSGPVSSSVFVDHCTGSTLSFPCHQLRTHHTTDTQVYLHVTSRAIIEDCQRVCFAPFAWSYPGLDLDFKVSGLDRERNNWNQVDDFNWLAIGTQSPNWCVIPEAERRTEWDS, encoded by the exons ATGAGAATGCCGTTTGTTACGAAGCGACATTATCGCTTCCGCATGTGccgacacaacaacacaaacgaGAATATGGATGTGGAGAGTGGTATTTGTCAGGGAAACGGGGACTCTGGGCCTAGTGAGTTAGGCGTGAAGATCCCCGAGGGGATGCTGAAACGGGAACAGGATAGGCTCGAGGacgtggagagaaagaaagaggtgaaAAAGAGCCAGTCTGTCACGGAGGAGAAGAGCGGGTTCTTCACCGCGACGTTCGGCAGCGAAAGGGCGGCTATCGAGAAGTTACTGGCTGGTTGCTCGGGGGCTACTGACCGTGTCCTGGCCACGAAAACCTTGGAGGAGGTGACTACTAAAACACAACAGCTCCAGAAGTTTCTAAACGACAGCATTGTGTTTTTACCGCAGTACGAGCTGAGACAGGCACAGGTGGCGCTCCAGAAACTACAGAACTCTCTGGccgagaagagagatgagattcTCCCCAAGAAGAAGTTCGCCTTTAGGTCGCGTGCAGCAAATACACCCAAAGTAGATCCACCTGTCGCGGACCCAGCGTCACCTGTAACACCTAAGGATTCTGGCCGAATTAAAGTGGATGGAGCCATAAGCCCCCCAGAGCAGTGCGGCTTCTCCCACTTTGAATCCCAG GTGCTGACCAAGACAGCGGAGGAGATCAAACAACAGGATGTTCTCCTGACCCACCTGACCAATTGCAAGGTCAGACTCCTGGGATCCCCAAGCACCGTCCACATCAAACACGTCCAGAACTGTGAGATCTTCTCTGGGCCGGTCTCCAGCTCTGTGTTTGTGGACCACTGCACCGGCagcaccctctccttcccctgccACCAGCTACGGACTCACCACACTACTGACACACAGGTCTATCTGCATGTCACTAGCCGTGCCATCATAGAAGACTGTCAAAGGGTGTGCTTTGCCCCCTTTGCCTGGTCCTACCCGGGTCTGGACCTGGACTTTAAGGTGTCTGGTCTGGACCGGGAGAGGAACAACTGGAACCAGGTGGATGATTTTAACTGGCTGGCCATAGGGACCCAATCACCTAACTGGTGTGTCATCCCAGAAGCTGAGAGAAGAACTGAATGGGACTCCTAG
- the LOC112223395 gene encoding BRD4-interacting chromatin-remodeling complex-associated protein-like translates to MIPCPLSESCVMDDEDDRRLLDIIGDVQALNDYLHGSTNKSIEEDDVTNAAYGSAGTFFTSNTAGSNSGLKDGEFEDSAGAGLQLSSSLSFIEDELGGGASPGGMDLGGGEDQHFDILQKSLMEADITEQTLEQEAMLDSQPPPPPAPSPFPAQLVSGGYSGGVTTATAAFPSGQFLQGVSQVSQLPNGQAGGHIQVLGSFGGGGVQQILLRQGGEIGGVMGGVAAGGQVFTASSQVGQVNQVGLPFKNIPLQNIIIQRGPGGTQALVRPIQPKPLQAGAQTVYSLGLQTTTTTMVNTAAQGHYTANGSILVHSPLGQQNQGQQVQANLAPGQYLVHHNGSSDPSQSTMVANQNTVQLVTGQNFTATAGGQLIQVGGSQVGGSQVGVGGAMTQKWQTFPGTSPAPIQVASNQGCLTLVGTATAGVRGQVSCSPVQRLAVTQNSSSLSPMSLPGTGTATQDEEYSQAQTQLVNLLGNKAVKTMTSVSQDSLLNTQVSAQKRQAPQQLTRGAMMLHQLTMDRSGVLSPDITRFTSLDDALHRLLPYHMFHGAPPNKEEFSQVDDEFETMATQVLKRTQVMINKYRRLLMVEAERSSPSSEMVMIDRTFNQEERQNLTQDKRMILVDPDGFLEDFCCAVKPSLLSPPCLPLDPLSSLSSSHGHRQSVGGLNTDPPHRTDPQSGYGDPGGGSGGGGKDSYKSIIDLKRTQHSNYGNKAACSNNNNSNYHLGNVAATATAAVPTGTEQTQHLSHLPSHPQVPLPLPSTPPDTDSVLEAAVNSILEC, encoded by the exons ATGATTCCATGCCCGCTGTCAGAAAGCT GTGTCATGGATGATGAGGACGATCGCCGTCTTCTGGATATTATAGG agaTGTGCAGGCATTGAATGACTACCTCCACGGCTCCACCAACAAGTCT ATTGAGGAGGATGATGTGACGAACGCAGCGTACGGCTCTGCTGGAACCTTCTTCACTAGTAACACT gctggtTCTAACTCTGGCCTCAAAGATGGCGAGTTTGAGGATTCAGCGGGGGCTGGCCTCCAGCTTTCCAGCAGCCTATCGTTCATCGAGGATGAGCTGGGGGGAGGAGCATCTCCAGGAGGAATGGAtcttggaggaggagaggaccagCACTTTGACATCCTGCAGAAGTCTCTCATGGAGGCAGACATCACTGAACAGACTCTGGAACAGGAGGCCATGCTAGACTCCCAACCACCTCCCCCTCCGGCCCCCTCTCCATTCCCCGCCCAGCTGGTCTCGGGGGGGTACAGCGGCGGGGTCACCACCGCGACAGCAGCGTTTCCCAGTGGTCAGTTTCTCCAGGGCGTATCCCAGGTGTCCCAGCTGCCCAACGGCCAGGCAGGGGGGCACATCCAGGTGTTGGGGTCCTTCGGAGGTGGAGGGGTCCAACAGATCCTCCTCCGGCAGGGTGGGGAGATCGGGGGGGTGATGGGGGGAGTAGCAGCAGGGGGGCAGGTGTTCACCGCCTCCTCCCAAGTGGGCCAGGTGAACCAGGTGGGCTTGCCCTTTAAAAACATCCCCCTGCAGAACATCATCATCCAGAGAGGACCAGGGGGCACCCAGGCCCTGGTCAGACCTATCCAGCCCAAACCCCTTCAAGCTGGGGCTCAGACAGTCTACAGCCTGGGACTCCagaccacaaccaccaccatggTTAACACTGCGGCCCAGGGACACTACACAGCTAACGGCTCCATCCTGGTCCACTCTCCGCTGGGGCAGCAGAACCAGGGACAACAAGTCCAGGCCAATTTGGCCCCAGGGCAGTACCTGGTCCACCACAATGGCTCCTCAGACCCATCCCAATCAACCATGGTAGCCAATCAGAACACAGTGCAGCTTGTCACCGGGCAGAACTTCACGGCGACGGCGGGTGGTCAGCTGATCCAAGTGGGAGGCAGTCAGGTGGGAGGCAGTCAGGTGGGAGTAGGAGGAGCCATGACCCAAAAATGGCAGACTTTTCCTGGTACTAGCCCTGCCCCCATCCAGGTGGCATCAAATCAGGGGTGTCTGACGCTGGTTGGCACAGCGACCGCAGGGGTTCGGGGTCAGGTGTCGTGCAGCCCAGTGCAGCGCCTCGCAGTGACTCAGAACAGcagctccctctcccccatgtctctccctggtactggtactgccACACAGGATGAGGAATACTCACAG GCTCAGACACAGCTTGTCAACCTCCTTGGAAACAAAG CTGTGAAAACAATGACCTCCGTGAGCCAAGACTCCCTGCTAAACACACAG GTCAGCGCTCAGAAGAGGCAGGCCCCTCAGCAGCTCACCAGAGGAGCAAT GATGCTACATCAGTTGACGATGGATCGTTCAGGGGTTCTGTCACCTGACATCACCCGCTTCACCTCATTGGACGACGCACTGCACAGACTCCTCCCCTACCACATGTTCCACGGTGCTCCGCCCAACAAGGAAGAGTTTTCTCAAG TGGATGATGAGTTTGAGACGATGGCGACTCAGGTGTTGAAGAGGACCCAGGTTATGATCAACAAATACAGACGACTGCTGATGGTGGAGGCtgag CGCTCCAGTCCCTCCTCAGAGATGGTGATGATTGACAGGACCTTTAACCAAGAGGAACGGCAGAACCTGACACAGGACAAACGTATGATACTGGTTGAcccag ATGGCTTCTTGGAAGATTTCTGTTGTGCGGTGAagccgtctctcctctctcccccctgcctccccttggaccctctctcctccctctcgtccaGCCATGGCCATAGACAGTCAGTTGGGGGGTTGAACACAGACCCCCCTCACAGGACAGACCCCCAGTCAGGCTATGGAGACCCGGGGGGAGGTAGTGGGGGAGGAGGAAAAGACTCTTATAAGAGTATCATTGACCTGAAGAGAACTCAACATAGCAACTATGGAAACAAAGCTGCttgtagcaacaacaacaacagcaactaTCACCTTGGAAACGTGGCTGCTACGGCCACAGCGGCAGTGCCGACAGGGACGGAACAGACTCAGCACCTGTCTCACCTGCCCTCTCACCCCCAGGTCCCCCTACCACTCCCTTCCACCCCGCCCGACACAGACTCGGTTCTAGAGGCAGCCGTCAACAGCATTCTAGAATGTTAG